CGGCGTCCCCACCGCGAACGTTTCATGCGCATGTATTTCGGTTCGGAGTGCTGCGATGCCGGCATCTCGACGCCCCGTCCCGAATATCCCCCGGAGTGGACCAAACCCCATATTTCGATGTACGACCACCTGAACTACAAGTTCATTCTGGCGATCGAGGGCTACGACGTGGCGACGAACCTCAAGTGGATCATGTCGTCGAACTCGCTGGCCGTGATGCCCCGTCCGACCTACGAGACGTGGTTCATGGAGGGCACGCTCATCCCCGGTTACCACTACGTCGAGATCCGGCCCGACTATTCCGACCTCGAAGAGCGGATGCGCTACTACATCGAGCATCCGGACGAGGCCGAGGCGATCATCGCGCATGCGCACGAATACGTCGCGCAGTTCCGCGACCGCCGGCGCGAAAAGATCATTTCACTGCTGGTCTTGCAGAATTATTTCCGGCGCACCGGGCAGCGCTGATTCCCGGCATTTCAGTTTCCTTTCGGATTCGGGCCGTAATTTCGCCCGTCTGAAAGACGGGTTTCGGAGGGCGGTGGCGGGCCGCGGGTTTCAAGACCGGATTTTCGCCCCTCCCCCTGTCCCGAGAAACGAGAAAAAGGAGTGTATTATGAAGATACTCATTGTTGAAGACGAACCCTCCCTGCGGGAGATCATGGTCCGGACGCTGACCCGGGAGCAGTACGTCGTCGAGCAGGCCGCCGATTACGCCGCGGCGCTCGACAAGATCGCCGCATACGACTACGACTGCATCCTGCTGGACATCATGCTGCCCGGCGGCAGCGGCCTGCGGCTGCTCGAAGAGCTGAAGAGGCGTCGCAGCCCGGCTGCGGTGATCATCATTTCGGCCCGCGATTCCCTCGACGACAAGATCGAGGGGTTGGAACTCGGCGCCGACGACTACCTTTCCAAGCCGTTCCACCTGGCGGAATTGAGCGCCCGCATCCGCAGCGTCCTGCGCCGTCACCAGCGCGGCGGTTACGAGAGCCTCGACGCGGGCAACGTGCGCCTGTGGCCCGACAGCCGCCGGGTCGAGGTGGCGGGCCGCGAGGTGGAGCTGCTGCGCAAGGAGTACGACATCCTCCACTACTTCATGTCCCGCCCCAACCACACGGTCGACAAGACCGCGCTGGCCGAAGGGGTCTGGGGCGACCATATCGACCAGGCCGACAATTTCGATTTCGTCTATGCGCAGATGAAGAACCTGCGCCGCAAGCTCCACGATGCGGGCGCCGACATCGAGATCCGCGCAGTCTACGGCTTCGGCTATAAACTCGTACAGCCGTGAAACTGGTTTACCGCATCCTGCTGCACCTTTCGTGGGCGCTGTCGCTGC
This Alistipes shahii WAL 8301 DNA region includes the following protein-coding sequences:
- a CDS encoding response regulator transcription factor produces the protein MKILIVEDEPSLREIMVRTLTREQYVVEQAADYAAALDKIAAYDYDCILLDIMLPGGSGLRLLEELKRRRSPAAVIIISARDSLDDKIEGLELGADDYLSKPFHLAELSARIRSVLRRHQRGGYESLDAGNVRLWPDSRRVEVAGREVELLRKEYDILHYFMSRPNHTVDKTALAEGVWGDHIDQADNFDFVYAQMKNLRRKLHDAGADIEIRAVYGFGYKLVQP